From Alienimonas californiensis, a single genomic window includes:
- a CDS encoding App1 family protein, which produces MLKRNVKAAVGFRRPLKIQTYRGFGSAKDVRVSGRVLEDKPVHDPAEEDPWWRNLTAMYHHWQTDEVSGCRVACEFAGHRQTALSDEEGYFEFRFRPTRPLPTGVYHTATLSLPPQAIRQGGPVFATAFNLVPAADAGFGIISDMDDTVIRSYASNFWKIARLTLLKNARTRLPFEGVSAFYNALAAGPTGDWSRSPASLEPEDDPVAPPNPIYYVSSSAWNLYELFRVFLRVNGLPDGPILLRDMGVDSKQFVAGGHDHKLEKIERIMDSTGDLPFVLIGDSGQDDPKLYRDAVREYPGRVKAVYIRDVRDRTRFDVRRIAKEVSDEGVPMVLVPDTVAAANHAADLGLIAPRHLPGIREDRRGDRLDATGHAVERQETV; this is translated from the coding sequence TTGCTGAAACGCAACGTGAAGGCGGCCGTTGGCTTCCGGCGTCCGCTGAAGATCCAGACCTACCGCGGGTTCGGCTCGGCGAAGGACGTGCGGGTCAGCGGGCGGGTGCTGGAGGACAAGCCGGTCCACGACCCGGCCGAGGAGGATCCGTGGTGGCGGAACCTGACGGCGATGTACCACCACTGGCAGACGGACGAGGTCTCCGGTTGCCGCGTCGCCTGCGAGTTCGCGGGCCATCGGCAGACTGCCCTCAGCGACGAAGAGGGCTATTTCGAATTTCGCTTCCGCCCGACCAGACCGCTGCCGACCGGCGTTTATCACACCGCGACGCTGTCCTTGCCGCCGCAGGCGATCCGCCAGGGGGGGCCGGTATTCGCCACCGCGTTTAACCTCGTGCCGGCCGCCGACGCCGGGTTCGGGATCATCTCGGACATGGACGACACCGTGATCCGGTCCTACGCCAGCAACTTCTGGAAGATTGCCCGGCTGACGCTGCTCAAGAACGCCCGCACGCGGCTGCCGTTCGAGGGCGTGAGCGCCTTCTATAACGCCCTCGCCGCCGGGCCGACCGGCGACTGGTCCCGCTCCCCGGCGTCGCTGGAGCCTGAAGACGACCCGGTCGCCCCGCCCAATCCGATCTATTACGTCTCCAGCAGCGCCTGGAACCTCTACGAATTATTCCGGGTCTTCCTGCGGGTCAACGGCCTGCCGGACGGGCCGATCCTGCTGCGGGACATGGGAGTCGATTCCAAACAGTTCGTGGCCGGCGGACACGATCACAAGTTGGAGAAAATTGAACGGATTATGGACTCTACCGGCGACCTGCCGTTCGTCCTCATCGGCGACAGCGGCCAGGACGACCCGAAGCTGTACCGGGACGCCGTGCGGGAGTACCCGGGGCGGGTGAAGGCCGTTTATATCCGCGACGTCCGCGACCGCACGCGGTTCGACGTGCGGCGGATCGCCAAGGAGGTCTCGGACGAGGGAGTGCCGATGGTCCTGGTGCCGGACACCGTCGCCGCCGCGAATCACGCGGCCGACTTGGGGCTCATCGCCCCGAGGCACCTGCCAGGGATCCGCGAGGACCGCCGCGGCGACCGGCTGGACGCCACCGGCCACGCCGTCGAACGGCAGGAGACGGTGTAG
- a CDS encoding FtsW/RodA/SpoVE family cell cycle protein: MSRIPLSRLPWAAALSAAALAAIGLLAIGRGDELAGVSPDAVGFAAKQRVWAAFAAVACGAVAAVPTRLLKSLALPSFAAAVGLLILVYAFPARNGSQRWIPVGPVLLQPSEFAKLAVLLALARYLSHRRNHRTVVGLIPPFLLTVVPVGLILKEPDLGTALVFLPMLGAVLIASGARGSHLAAAAVLGLACLPVLWLGMSAEQRSRVTAVFTQRPLTELSEPAPPGDGYHLHRSKQVLALGGAGGSAGLFGGGSDLEERDALQLPAARTDFVFCLVAERFGLPGTLAVLGLFGTLVASCLRVAARCGDPFGRLTAAGVGALFGTQAVINTAMTVGLMPITGLALPLVSYGGSSLVACGAAVGLVIGVALRGRVEVRPDPLHFGPRFDR; encoded by the coding sequence GTGTCCCGCATCCCCCTGTCCCGCCTCCCCTGGGCGGCGGCGCTGAGCGCCGCCGCGCTGGCGGCGATCGGTCTGCTGGCGATCGGCCGCGGGGACGAACTGGCTGGCGTCTCGCCCGACGCCGTCGGTTTCGCCGCCAAGCAGCGGGTCTGGGCGGCGTTCGCGGCGGTCGCCTGCGGCGCCGTCGCCGCCGTGCCGACGCGGCTCCTCAAGTCGCTGGCCCTGCCGTCGTTCGCCGCGGCGGTGGGGTTGCTGATCCTCGTCTACGCTTTTCCGGCCCGGAACGGCTCGCAGCGCTGGATCCCGGTGGGGCCGGTCCTGCTGCAACCCTCGGAGTTCGCCAAGCTGGCTGTGTTGCTGGCACTGGCCCGGTACCTGTCGCATCGCCGCAATCACCGCACCGTCGTCGGGCTGATCCCGCCCTTCCTGCTGACCGTCGTCCCAGTGGGTCTGATCCTGAAGGAACCGGACCTCGGCACGGCGTTGGTGTTCCTGCCGATGCTCGGGGCCGTGCTGATCGCCAGCGGGGCGCGGGGTTCCCACCTCGCCGCCGCGGCCGTGCTGGGGCTGGCCTGCCTGCCGGTCCTGTGGCTCGGCATGAGCGCGGAGCAGCGCAGCCGCGTCACCGCCGTCTTCACCCAGCGCCCGCTGACGGAACTGAGCGAACCGGCCCCGCCGGGCGACGGCTATCACCTGCATCGGTCCAAACAGGTGCTCGCCCTCGGCGGGGCGGGGGGCAGCGCCGGGCTGTTCGGCGGCGGCTCCGACCTGGAGGAACGCGACGCCCTGCAACTGCCCGCGGCCCGGACGGACTTCGTGTTCTGCCTCGTCGCCGAACGCTTCGGCCTGCCGGGAACGCTCGCCGTGCTGGGGCTGTTCGGCACGCTGGTCGCCAGTTGTTTGCGGGTGGCGGCCCGCTGCGGCGATCCGTTCGGCCGGCTGACCGCCGCCGGGGTGGGGGCGTTGTTCGGGACTCAAGCGGTCATCAACACGGCGATGACGGTCGGGCTGATGCCGATCACCGGGCTCGCGCTACCGCTGGTCTCCTACGGCGGCAGCAGTCTGGTCGCCTGCGGGGCGGCGGTCGGGCTGGTGATCGGCGTGGCGCTCCGCGGTCGGGTGGAGGTCCGTCCGGACCCCCTCCACTTCGGCCCCCGCTTCGACCGCTGA
- a CDS encoding cupin domain-containing protein, with the protein MSASTVSADAAPSGPDGEKLLAAGDKVALRLWDEGPVSGKKPHKNQYETVGYAIEGEATLTLGGSETKLTPGLSWVVPAGAEHFYSVDGHFKAVEATSPPARPR; encoded by the coding sequence ATGTCCGCTTCCACCGTCTCCGCCGACGCCGCCCCCAGCGGGCCGGACGGCGAGAAACTGCTCGCCGCCGGCGACAAGGTCGCCCTCCGCCTCTGGGATGAAGGTCCGGTCTCGGGGAAGAAACCGCACAAGAACCAATATGAAACCGTCGGCTACGCCATCGAGGGCGAAGCCACACTGACCCTGGGCGGCAGCGAAACGAAGCTGACACCGGGCCTCTCCTGGGTGGTGCCGGCCGGGGCGGAGCACTTCTACAGCGTCGACGGTCACTTCAAAGCGGTCGAAGCCACCAGCCCGCCGGCCCGCCCCCGCTGA
- a CDS encoding DNA topoisomerase IB, whose amino-acid sequence MSVRLIERAAVASIDAVEDPLRLAKRAGLHHLADDTPGIVRVRCGTGFTFRTPEGETLDRTGEERARIDALAIPPAWEEVWVSPDPISHLQATGRDAAGRKQYLYHPSWATAAGEAKWLRLAAFGAVLPRMRRRIRRDARRLRMDKRKACALAAGLLDAAAIRVGGADYTRDHQTYGLTTLRPEHVVVRGGLIRLSFLGKHGVQRDVECRRRSLARSLKTLKAAGGDTLLKYRDGAGVWRPLSSSKVNAYLSHAAAGKVTAKDFRTWHGARVAFEAALAGPADPKTDPVRAAVVAASEYLGNTAAVCREYYVHPAVTEFAAEVANGARPPRPVRLRGLRRSERRLLALLRQYAAEE is encoded by the coding sequence TTGTCCGTCCGCCTGATCGAACGCGCCGCGGTTGCGTCCATCGACGCCGTCGAGGACCCGCTCCGCCTGGCCAAGCGGGCCGGCCTGCATCACCTTGCAGACGACACGCCGGGCATCGTCCGCGTTCGCTGCGGCACGGGGTTCACCTTTCGCACCCCGGAGGGGGAGACGCTCGACCGAACCGGCGAGGAGCGGGCGCGGATCGACGCCCTCGCCATTCCCCCCGCCTGGGAGGAGGTCTGGGTCTCGCCAGACCCGATCAGCCACCTCCAGGCGACCGGTCGGGACGCGGCGGGCCGGAAGCAGTACCTCTATCACCCAAGCTGGGCGACCGCGGCGGGCGAGGCGAAGTGGCTGCGACTGGCCGCCTTCGGAGCCGTGCTGCCGCGGATGCGACGCCGCATCCGCCGCGACGCCCGCCGCCTGCGGATGGACAAACGGAAAGCTTGCGCCCTCGCCGCCGGGCTGCTGGACGCCGCCGCGATCCGCGTCGGCGGCGCCGACTACACCCGCGATCATCAGACGTACGGCCTGACCACGCTCCGGCCGGAGCACGTCGTCGTCCGCGGCGGGCTGATCCGGCTGTCGTTCCTTGGCAAGCACGGGGTGCAGCGGGACGTGGAATGCCGCCGCCGTTCGTTGGCCCGGTCCCTCAAGACGCTCAAGGCCGCCGGCGGCGACACCCTGCTGAAGTACCGCGACGGCGCCGGCGTCTGGCGGCCGCTGAGCAGTTCCAAGGTCAACGCCTACCTGTCGCACGCCGCCGCCGGGAAGGTGACGGCGAAAGACTTCCGCACCTGGCACGGCGCCCGCGTCGCCTTCGAAGCGGCGCTGGCCGGACCGGCGGATCCGAAGACCGATCCCGTGCGAGCCGCGGTCGTGGCGGCCAGCGAGTACCTCGGCAATACCGCCGCCGTCTGCCGCGAGTACTACGTGCACCCCGCCGTCACGGAGTTCGCGGCGGAGGTGGCGAACGGCGCCCGCCCCCCGCGGCCGGTGCGTCTGCGGGGCCTGCGGCGGTCGGAGCGGCGGTTACTGGCCCTGCTTCGTCAATACGCGGCGGAGGAGTGA
- a CDS encoding hypervirulence associated TUDOR domain-containing protein yields the protein MSKSYSKGTKVKWKWGDNWAHGTVDEVFTSKVSRTIKGNEVTRNASDDEPAYLIETDSSRALKSHSEVQKDS from the coding sequence ATGAGCAAGAGCTACTCCAAAGGCACGAAGGTGAAGTGGAAGTGGGGCGACAACTGGGCCCACGGCACCGTCGACGAGGTGTTCACCTCGAAGGTGAGCCGCACCATCAAGGGGAACGAAGTCACCCGCAACGCCAGCGACGACGAGCCGGCCTACCTGATCGAAACGGACAGCAGCCGGGCCCTGAAGTCCCACAGCGAAGTGCAGAAAGACTCCTGA